Proteins from a single region of Pyrus communis chromosome 6, drPyrComm1.1, whole genome shotgun sequence:
- the LOC137738332 gene encoding uncharacterized protein, whose product MKNNTPTFKYLLLSLLLTLPILLLVLRLQPNNLYWTTAAGTHDITLPATQAESQQETETNNTSTKDIRIRPGYTSYEAYLERQVNKTNNPRLRQLWTTRDWDRKIQVFSQVFQQMKLQNLLTDDSKALCIGARVGQEVEALKRVGVSDSIGIDLVPFPPLVVKGDFHNQPFGKDTFDFEFSNVFDHALYPRKFVAEIERTLRPGGVCVLHVAIARRTDKYSANDLYSVKPLVAMFRRSELVHVKEVDGFGANTEVVFRKRQNGSSSNGPD is encoded by the coding sequence ATGAAGAACAACACTCCGACTTTCAAATACttgctcctctctctcctcctcactCTTCCTATTCTCCTTCTCGTCCTCCGTCTCCAACCCAACAACCTCTACTGGACCACCGCCGCCGGCACACACGATATCACCCTCCCGGCTACACAAGCCGAATCCCAACAGGAAACAGAAACCAACAACACATCCACCAAAGACATCCGAATCCGACCAGGCTACACCTCCTACGAAGCCTACCTCGAGCGGCAGGTCAACAAAACCAACAACCCTAGGCTCCGCCAGTTATGGACCACCCGCGACTGGGACCGCAAAATCCAAGTCTTCTCTCAAGTCTTTCAACAAATGAAGCTCCAGAACCTCCTCACCGACGACTCCAAGGCCCTATGCATAGGGGCCAGAGTCGGCCAGGAGGTTGAGGCCTTAAAGCGAGTCGGGGTGTCCGACTCGATTGGCATCGACCTTGTACCCTTCCCTCCGCTCGTGGTCAAGGGAGACTTCCACAACCAGCCGTTCGGCAAAGACACCTTCGACTTCGAATTCTCGAACGTATTCGACCACGCGCTGTACCCGCGGAAGTTCGTTGCGGAGATCGAACGGACGTTGAGGCCCGGCGGGGTCTGCGTTTTACACGTGGCGATCGCGCGGCGGACAGATAAGTACTCAGCAAATGATCTGTATAGTGTGAAGCCGTTGGTGGCTATGTTTCGGAGAAGCGAGTTGGTTCATGTCAAGGAGGTTGACGGTTTTGGGGCCAACACGGAGGTGGTTTTTCGGAAACGGCAAAACGGTAGCTCATCCAACGGCCctgattga
- the LOC137737229 gene encoding uncharacterized protein, producing MGKQNSSLVSDAAEATVFVDTSLGTHLAIPVDPNATVSALKRKIEHEHLLCFNNVGRIEVEALKVKRKGFFYHLSDSMVVRNAFRVKMNWFVSADAKGVAGKRLSNFNDSKPLLLEGSKRAEEKVTIVDQNGSVDSAGETSKQLDIRFKSSDNDHCTISFHDTTNRLEPEIQEDHSLHSKGYIVPKTQECKEDGSRKKSDVQCNASSEKAFPAEKKRLRKTKQRNEKIVQLKEDSVSVLGFGKEQSQTGIIRPENSSGNQSRDVICDVTIGKKTTTSKDVSQDMVAGNRNTTEEPCRSSSSSMDNRSDSGIRRTTVAYKHTEVLGKHIESRENTSKHGSLAVSDTEVDDASLSQPAAKKKRKLASISRLEDSLKENDKVTSKPEIASEFSLRDKQKNASSILGGLTAESSDLLTNSSRKKKKNRKISPNSLDQVVAAAPSGRDVIEETSGAAAASGSNDKNSGGEDYVASNNEQGTRELNGISQKGNHCAPVQDLWENSGVSSSLDGNNTADAGNVESKSVTAEEKWDGHPPPVFKVPIEGVTDSAQRVGEGRESIQRKDSELVKSEKKQLPGQVKTDKNDTKVIVTSELLDVNGINTPNNTIKKKKKTRKTKGSIGETSVESGAEHIKGSENGGLSLDEPHEAVHGEHASDKAKEEESNISKKNGTDVSEKETESSHIVMKTDKLGHSEVGTLEQNGKPQENEESMEQNVKKKSKRKRSAMTKDIPNLQAEAQNVGHQVPAPTTDKSEKKTPIEQSNEKALESDKGYGMETDSVPARSKSKRIEPTKVHSHALEHISDGRPLEASVTGNPPENGCSNEADKNTEVSCEGNKVNFDKHQMPSLGQHEVSVSGEVHTEVTRTNRTDDKTKKKRKKLDVQSVPSPDLQGSLKSNENQGIDGRSEAGNTSSIQPQGSSSKGDDLMPHPQKKVSKKVPKTGTKAPTPDKSDKMNSISQAAGKHSGAKVSGTDIHTGKKNDSSAVLNSKLEKSSSKPHQNKMDNKRQSGVNRNRVASGKPYGIDYGEVVNSPEKRKSSTTPRKIFKDNDSSGSSEDEDKELSKASTQTPSDYSSSGYSDGESNADMSTPRSGKAGGGSVIKSCTSGMKDLNWDELAKSSSTFKKAKLTASQAQLEEDSEPVEFVPDSQPIS from the exons ATGGGGAAGCAGAACTCGAGTTTGGTCTCCGATGCGGCGGAGGCCACGGTGTTCGTCGACACCAGCCTCGGCACCCACCTCGCCATCCCCGTCGACCCCAACGCCACCGTTTCCGCACTCAAAA GGAAAATAGAACATGAACATCTATTGTGCTTTAATAACGTGGGGAGAATCGAGGTTGAAGCTCTaaag GTAAAACGCAAGGGATTCTTTTATCACCTATCAGATTCCATGGTTGTTAGAAATGCTTTCAGGGTCAAGATGAACTGGTTTGTTTCTGCCGATGCTAAAGGTGTTGCGGGGAAAAGATTGTCCAATTTTAATGATTCAAAGCCATTGCTACTTGAGGGGAGCAAACGTGCAGAGGAGAAAGTTACTATTGTCGACCAGAATGGTTCAGTTGATTCTGCTGGAGAAACTTCAAAACAATTGGATATAAGGTTCAAGAGTTCCGATAATGATCATTGCACAATTTCATTTCATGACACAACCAATCGTCTAGAACCTGAAATACAGGAGGACCACAGCTTACATAGCAAGGGATACATAGTTCCCAAAACACAAGAATGCAAGGAAGATGGCTCAAGGAAAAAAAGTGATGTCCAATGCAACGCCTCTTCGGAAAAAGCTTTTCCTGCTGAAAAGAAAAGACTACGCAAGACTAAGCagagaaatgaaaaaatagtgCAGTTAAAAGAAGACAGCGTTTCAGTTCTTGGCTTTGGTAAAGAACAGTCGCAGACAGGTATTATACGTCCTGAAAATTCATCAGGCAATCAGAGTAGAGATGTTATATGTGATGTGACTATTGGAAAGAAGACTACTACCAGTAAAGATGTTTCACAGGATATGGTGGCTGGAAACAGAAACACTACAGAAGAACCTTGCAGGAGTTCGTCTTCTAGTATGGATAACAGGTCAGATTCTGGAATTCGTAGGACTACTGTTGCATACAAGCACACTGAAGTTCTTGGAAAACACATTGAGAGCAGGGAGAATACATCTAAGCATGGCAGTCTTGCGGTCTCTGATACAGAAGTGGATGATGCTTCACTATCTCAGCCTGCTGCAAAGAAAAAGCGGAAGCTTGCAAGCATATCTCGTCTTGAGGATTCActgaaagaaaatgataaagTGACCTCCAAGCCAGAGATTGCATCTGAATTCTCTTTGAGGGACAAACAGAAAAATGCAAGTTCTATCTTAGGTGGTTTAACTGCCGAATCTTCAGATTTGTTGACCAACAGttccagaaagaagaagaaaaatagaaagattTCACCAAATTCTCTTGATCAAGTAGTTGCTGCAGCTCCTTCTGGAAGAGATGTTATAGAAGAGACATctggtgctgctgctgcttcagGAAGTAATGATAAAAATTCAGGTGGAGAAGACTATGTTGCTTCTAATAATGAACAAGGTACACGTGAACTTAATGGAATCTCTCAGAAGGGAAATCACTGTGCTCCTGTCCAAGACTTGTGGGAAAATTCTGGAGTATCCTCTTCACTAG ATGGTAATAATACTGCCGATGCTGGTAATGTGGAAAGCAAAAGTGTTACAGCTGAAGAAAAATGGGACGGCCATCCTCCCCCTGTCTTCAAAGTTCCCATTGAAGGTGTAACTGATTCTGCTCAAAGAGTTggagaggggagagaatcaATACAGAGAAAGGATTCTGAATTGGTGAAATCTGAAAAGAAACAGTTGCCTGGTCAGGTTAAGACAGATAAGAATGATACAAAAGTAATTGTGACATCTGAATTGTTGGATGTGAATGGAATTAACACCCCTAATAACACcattaagaagaaaaagaaaaccagaAAAACCAAGGGTTCTATTGGAGAAACTTCAGTTGAATCAGGTGCAGAACACATTAAAGGGTCTGAGAATGGCGGCCTTTCGTTGGATGAACCTCATGAGGCTGTACATGGTGAACATGCTAGTGATAAAGCTAAGGAAGAGGAAAGTAATATTTCTAAGAAAAATGGGACAGATGTGTCAGAAAAAGAAACAGAGAGTTCTCATATCGTTATGAAAACTGATAAACTTGGTCACAGTGAGGTGGGGACCCTGGAGCAAAATGGCAAACctcaagaaaatgaagaaagtaTGGAGCAGAATGTCAAAAAGAAATCTAAGAGGAAAAGGAGTGCCATGACAAAAGACATCCCAAATTTGCAAGCTGAAGCACAAAATGTTGGTCACCAGGTTCCAGCACCGACAACTGATAAGTCGGAAAAAAAAACTCCCATTGAACAATCAAATGAGAAAGCTCTGGAATCTGATAAGGGTTATGGCATGGAAACTGATTCGGTCCCTGCTCGGTCCAAATCCAAGCGTATTGAGCCTACTAAAGTTCATTCTCATGCACTAGAACATATTTCCGATGGGAGGCCTCTTGAAGCTAGCGTAACTGGTAACCCTCCTGAAAATGGATGCTCTAATGAGGCTGATAAGAACACGGAAGTTTCCTGTGAAGGCAATAAGGTCAACTTTGACAAGCATCAGATGCCTAGCCTAGGCCAGCATGAAGTTTCTGTCTCTGGAGAAGTGCACACTGAGGTGACTAGAACAAACAGAACAGATGATAAGACAAAAAAGAAGCGAAAAAAGCTTGATGTGCAAAGTGTTCCTTCGCCTGATCTGCAAGGTTCACTCAAGTCTAATGAGAACCAAGGGATTGATGGAAGGTCTGAAGCTGGCAACACTAGCTCCATACAACCGCAAGGATCATCATCCAAGGGTGATGACCTTATGCCTCACCCTCAAAAGAAGGTTTCGAAGAAAGTTCCTAAAACTGGGACCAAAGCCCCAACACCTGATAAGTCTGATAAGATGAATTCCATTTCTCAAGCAGCTGGAAAGCACAGTGGTGCCAAAGTTTCTGGGACCGATATTCATACAGGGAAAAAGAATGATTCTTCAGCCGTATTGAATTCTAAATTGGAAAAATCAAGCAGTAAACCTCACCAAAATAAAATGGATAACAAGCGTCAATCAGGTGTCAACCGAAATCGTGTGGCCAGTGGGAAACCTTATGGTATTGATTATGGGGAAGTTGTAAACAGCCCAGAAAAGAGGAAGAGCTCAACTACACCAAGGAAAATTTTCAAGGATAACGACAGTAGTGGGAGTTCTGAAGATGAAGATAAAGAACTTTCAAAAGCCAGCACCCAAACCCCATCAGATTATTCGTCATCTGGCTACTCAGATGGGGAAAGCAATGCAGATATGAGCACGCCAAGAAGCG GAAAGGCTGGTGGGGGAAGCGTCATAAAATCATG CACTTCCGGCATGAAGGACTTGAATTGGGATGAGTTGGCTAAAAGTTCAAGCACGTTCAAGAAGGCGAAACTTACGGCGTCTCAGGCACAACTGGAGGAGGACAGCGAGCCCGTTGAATTCGTTCCCGACAGTCAGCCTATATCATAG
- the LOC137737517 gene encoding very-long-chain 3-oxoacyl-CoA reductase 1-like encodes MEFCLFEHLKAQPFWVLVLFTLGSFSLLKLSLSLLQWVYVNFLRPAKNLKEYGSWALVTGPTDGIGKAFAFQLARKGLNLILVGRNPDKLKDVSDAVLAKYGKTQIKTVVVDFTGDLDDGVRRIRETIEGLDVGLLINNVGISYPYARFFHEVDSELLRNLIKVNVEGTTKVTKAVLPGMVERKKGAIVNIGSGAAIVIPSDPLYAVYAATKAYIDQFSRCLHVEYKKSGIDVQCQVPLYVATKMASIRRSSFFVPSTDGYARAALRWIGYEPRCTPYWPHTLLWGLACSLPESVVDAWRLRFCLGIRRRGQLKDSSRKQE; translated from the exons atggaATTCTGCTTATTCGAGCACCTCAAGGCTCAGCCTTTCTGGGTTCTTGTGCTCTTCACTCTcggctctttctctctcctcaaactctccctctctctcctccaatgGGTCTACGTCAATTTCCTCAGACCCGCCAAGAATCTCAAAGAGTACGGATCTTGGGCACTCGTCACCGGACCCACCGACGGCATTGGCAAGGCCTTCGCTTTCCAACTGGCCCGGAAGGGGCTCAATCTGATCCTGGTCGGTCGGAATCCGGACAAGCTCAAGGACGTATCGGACGCTGTCCTGGCCAAGTACGGCAAAACCCAGATCAAGACCGTCGTGGTCGACTTCACCGGCGACCTCGACGACGGCGTCAGGCGCATTCGGGAGACGATTGAAGGGTTGGATGTGGGACTTTTGATTAACAACGTTGGGATTTCGTACCCGTATGCTCGGTTCTTTCATGAGGTGGATTCGGAGCTGCTGAGGAACTTGATTAAGGTTAATGTCGAAGGCACTACGAAGGTTACTAAGGCTGTTTTGCCCGGCATGGTGGAGAGGAAGAAAGGTGCTATTGTAAACATTGGGTCGGGTGCTGCTATTGTGATCCCCTCGGATCCTTTGTATGCTGTTTACGCAGCTACAAAAGC GTACATCGATCAGTTCTCTAGGTGCCTCCATGTGGAATACAAGAAAAGTGGGATTGACGTGCAGTGCCAG GTTCCATTGTACGTGGCAACAAAGATGGCATCTATTAGGAGGTCTTCCTTCTTTGTACCGTCAACTGACGGCTATGCCCGGGCAGCTTTGCGCTGGATAGGCTACGAGCCTCGTTGCACTCCTTACTGGCCGCACACTCTACTCTGGGGTTTGGCATGCTCATTGCCGGAGTCTGTTGTTGACGCATGGCGTCTGAGATTCTGCCTGGGGATTCGAAGGAGGGGACAACTGAAAGATTCTTCCCGGAAGCAGGAATAA
- the LOC137736831 gene encoding ALBINO3-like protein 1, chloroplastic, with product MATLLSFRPSPVLAPTPKPPNALLPRTHFHYGIPHSKPLLRGSLAVARLGPGPGLIPEPEDAGPVLMELFGKAESLLYTVADAAVSSSSENLTTSKQSSDWLSGITSYLESVLKFLKDGLSAVHVPYSYGFAIILLTVLVKAATFPLSKKQVESAMAMRSLQPQVKAVQERYAGDQERIQLETARLYKLAGINPLAGCLPTLATIPVWIGLYRALSNVADEGLLTEGFFWIPSLAGPTTVAARQNGSGISWLFPFVDGHPPLGWSDTLAYLVLPVLLVISQYISVQIMQSTQPQSNDPNLKSSQAITKFLPLMIGYFSLSVPSGLSLYWFTNNILTTAQSVWLQKFGGAKNPISQLSDSVIKEDEPQILKSVSELKPKPRDTREEEKLTPEGLRPGERFKMIKEQEARRKQQREEEEKRKAEEAAAKVTQITNETHEGEARLLENENGVNVGLVGEKSEEHQSQTTTYNSFDARVSLNGDRSVRDTKEDHNTVSTFQIENSEVSTEQEVDKRDEQKLNGSLGDVKEAVEVQTSTTIADKKGSGESTHQVRGE from the exons ATGGCTACTTTATTGTCGTTTCGACCCAGCCCAGTCCTCGCCCCAACTCCCAAGCCCCCGAACGCCCTCCTCCCGCGAACCCACTTCCACTACGGCATCCCCCACTCCAAGCCCCTCCTCCGCGGCTCGCTCGCCGTAGCCCGGCTTGGACCCGGCCCCGGTCTGATTCCCGAACCGGAAGACGCCGGACCTGTGCTGATGGAGCTGTTCGGTAAAGCCGAGAGCTTGCTTTACACGGTGGCCGATGCGGCGGTGTCGTCGTCGTCGGAGAATTTGACTACTTCGAAACAGAGCAGCGATTGGCTTTCTGGGATTACCAGTTACCTTGAGAGCGTTCTCAAGTTTTTGAAAGATGGGCTTTCTGCTGTGCACGTTCCGTACTCCTATGGCTTCGCCATCATACTGTTGACCGTTCTTGTTAAAGCTGCTACCTTCCCGTTGAGCAAGAAGCAGGTGGAGTCCGCCATGGCTATGCGGTCCTTGCAACCTCAAGTGAAAGCTGTGCAAGAACGCTATGCTGGGGACCAG GAGAGAATTCAGCTCGAAACTGCTCGATTATATAAGTTAGCCGGCATAAACCCTTTGGCAG GATGTTTGCCGACACTTGCAACAATCCCAGTGTGGATAGGGTTATATAGAGCTCTTTCAAATGTGGCAGATGAG GGGCTCCTTACCGAAGGCTTCTTCTGGATTCCGTCCTTGGCTGGTCCTACAACCGTAGCTGCTCGACAAAATGGAAGTGGAATCTCTTGGCTTTTTCCATTTGTA GATGGTCATCCACCCCTTGGATGGTCGGACACCTTGGCATATCTTGTGTTGCCTGTTTTGCTGGTCATCTCACAGTACATATCTGTTCAAATTATGCAGTCAACACAGCCACAG AGCAACGATCCAAATTTGAAGAGTTCTCAAGCAATTACCAAGTTTCTTCCTTTGATGATTGGTTATTTTTCTCTTTCAGTGCCTTCTGGTCTAAGTCTCTATTG GTTCACAAATAACATACTGACCACAGCACAATCAGTATGGCTTCAAAAATTTGGGGGTGCAAAAAATCCAATTAGCCAATTAAGTGATAGCGTTATCAAGGAAGATGAACCCCAAATTCTGAAGTCTGTCTCTGAATTAAAGCCAAAACCAAGGGATaccagagaagaagaaaagttgaCGCCAGAAGGTCTACGACCTGGTGAAAG ATTTAAAATGATAAAGGAGCAAGAAGCACGAAggaaacaacaaagagaagaagaagaaaagaggaaagcTGAAGAGGCTGCAGCAAAAGTGACTCAAATAACTAATGAGACACATGAGGGAGAAGCCAGATTACTTGAGAATGAAAATGGAGTTAACGTTGGATTAGTTGGTGAAAAGAGTGAAGAACATCAATCTCAGACCACAACTTATAATTCCTTTGATGCTAGAGTTTCGTTGAATGGTGATCGGTCTGTACGGGACACAAAAGAAGACCACAACACAGTTTCCACGTTTCAGATAGAAAACAGTGAAGTTTCTACTGAACAAGAGGTTGATAAGAGGGATGAGCAGAAGTTGAATGGAAGTCTAGGTGACGTAAAG GAAGCAGTTGAAGTACAAACTTCCACGACCATTGCGGATAAAAAAGGTTCTGGAGAAAGCACACATCAAGTGAGAGGGGAGTGA
- the LOC137736832 gene encoding photosystem II reaction center proteins PsbY, chloroplastic-like translates to MAATMATMAIINAKCLSSTTTPKVTTKLTAAKPTSLLSFQNLPKGLSLSKPIELPNMSPSLAGTAMAGAIFSTLSASDPALAAQQIAQIAEGDNRGLALLLPIIPAIAWVLFNILQPALNQFNRMTNKSVIVGLGLGGLAASGFVLTPEASAGEFAMIAADASAGDNRGQLLLFVVAPAILWVLYNILQPALNQINRMRS, encoded by the coding sequence atGGCAGCAACCATGGCAACAATGGCAATAATCAACGCAAAGTGCTTGAGCTCCACCACCACCCCCAAAGTCACCACCAAGCTAACCGCAGCAAAACCCACCTCCCTCCTCTCATTTCAAAACCTTCCAAAGGGCCTAAGCCTCTCAAAACCAATTGAACTCCCCAACATGTCCCCTTCCCTAGCCGGCACAGCCATGGCAGGAGCCATCTTCTCGACCCTCAGCGCCTCCGACCCCGCTCTCGCAGCCCAGCAGATCGCCCAAATCGCCGAAGGCGACAACCGCGGCCTCGCCCTCCTGCTGCCTATCATTCCCGCCATAGCTTGGGTTCTGTTTAACATTCTTCAACCGGCACTCAACCAATTCAACCGCATGACAAACAAGAGCGTGATCGTCGGGCTCGGGCTCGGTGGGTTGGCTGCTTCTGGGTTCGTCTTGACCCCCGAGGCGTCCGCTGGAGAATTCGCCATGATTGCGGCTGATGCCTCCGCTGGCGACAATAGGGGGCAGTTGTTGCTGTTTGTGGTGGCTCCGGCGATTCTGTGGGTGCTTTACAACATTCTACAACCGGCTTTGAACCAAATTAACAGGATGAGGTCTTAG